A single genomic interval of Amblyraja radiata isolate CabotCenter1 chromosome 33, sAmbRad1.1.pri, whole genome shotgun sequence harbors:
- the LOC116991139 gene encoding mycophenolic acid acyl-glucuronide esterase, mitochondrial-like, which translates to MASLQFFARPPLPRLAYHRICGRDPGVVFLPGFKSNMNGEKALALEEFCSSAGHSFIRFDYSGCGSSEGNPEESLLGTWKNDVLTVLDNLTTGPQILVGSSMGGWLMLLASLARPKKVAGMVGIANAADYFVNRFNQLPPESRREVEETGEWKLPSRDSAGGFYTLKHEFIKESEDHCVLGSGIPVACPVRLLHGMKDEVVPWRNSVRVAEQLASDDADIILRKNADHRMSRPEDLKLLLSVVDDLIRKLTKAHLH; encoded by the exons ATGGCTTCCCTTCAGTTTTTTGCCAGACCCCCCCTGCCTCGCTTGGCGTACCATCGGATCTGCGGCCGAGACCCCGGTGTAGTCTTCCTGCCGGGGTTTAAGTCCAACATGAACGGGGAGAAAGCGTTGGCTTTGGAAGAGTTTTGTTCTTCAGCAGGTCATTCCTTCATCAG GTTTGATTACTCTGGCTGCGGCAGCTCAGAGGGGAACCCTGAGGAATCCTTGCTGGGGACTTGGAAGAATGATGTGCTCACTGTCTTGGATAATCTCACCACAGGACCTCAG ATCCTGGTGGGATCCAGTATGGGCGGGTGGCTCATGTTACTGGCTTCCCTCGCCAGGCCGAAGAAAGTGGCTGGAATGGTCGGCATAGCAAACGCAGCTGATTACTTTGTGAATAGATTCAATCAGCTTCCTCCAGAG TCGCggagggaagtggaggagacGGGCGAGTGGAAGTTGCCCTCCAGGGACAGTGCCGGCGGCTTCTACACGCTGAAACACGAGTTTATAAAGGAGTCGGAGGACCACTGCGTGCTGGGGAGCGGCATCCCTGTGGCCTGCCCGGTGCGGCTCCTCCACGGCATGAAGGACGAGGTGGTTCCCTGGCGCAACTCCGTCAGGGTGGCTGAGCAGCTGGCCAGCGACGACGCCGACATCATCCTGCGCAAGAACGCCGACCACCGCATGTCCCGGCCGGAGGACCTGAAGCTGCTGCTCTCTGTGGTGGACGACCTCATCCGCAAGTTAACCAAAGCCCATCTGCATTAG